The DNA sequence AGGCCTGCACTGGCATCTGATCAGCGTCGATGACCGCGTCTTCGAATCCGATTTCGTGGCCGAGGAAGCCAGTAGTTCACCGGCAGACCTGTCTGCGCCCGCCCGGCCGAGCGCCCCGGCACCGGCGCCGGCGTCCGGGCAGCGCCGGGTGCTTGTGGTCGAAGACGAAGCCATCATCGCCATCGACATGGCCGCCGCCCTCGAAGATGCCGGCTTCAGCGTCATCGGCCCGGTGGGCTCAGTGTTCGAGGCCATGCAGCTGCTCGACGAGAAACCCTGCGATTGCGCGGTGCTGGACATCAATCTGGCCGGCGAAACCTCGGCTCCGGTGGCCAGCCGCCTGCTTGCAGACGGCATTCCCTTCGTCACGGTTTCGGGCAACACTCCGGAATCCACCGGCGACGAATTCAGCCAGAGCCCGTTCCTGTCCAAGCCGATCATCACCAGCAAGCTTCTGGCAAAGCTTGACCAGCTCGTGCCGGCGCCTGCGGCATCGGTCAGCTGACCGGCGGATCGATCGGGGATTTCAGCAGCGGGACCCGGATGGTGACCTGTACCCCGTCCGGCCCGAACTCGCGCTTCATCGTCAGTTTTGGGAACATGTCGAACAGCATCGTGCCGAACCCCTTGCGTTCAGGCTCAGGCACTACACCCACTCCACTCTCGGTCCAGACCGCCGTCAACACCTGATCCGAGACCTCCCATTTCACCGTCACATGCCCGTTCGGATACCGGAACGCACCATATTTGCGGGCGTTCGCTGCCAGTTCGTGAATGATCATCGCCGCGTCCTTGCTGGCTTTCACTGTCAGGATCACGCTCCTGCCTTCCAGCGTGTAGCGATGCCGGCTCCGGCGGGTGACGGCGTCCAGCTCATCCTGCATCACCTGTCGCAGGTCCAGGCCGCGCCAGTCATTCTCGGTCAGCTTCGTATAGACCCGGCTCATGGAAGCCAGCCGGTCGTTGAAGTCGTGAATGAAGGTCTTCGTGTCCTCCGCCACCGCACCGGAAATGCGGGAGGTTGCCATGATCACCGCGAACATGTTGCGAATCCGGTGCGCCAGTTCGCTTTCCATGAATTCGTTCTGGCGCTTCAGTTCCATCTGCGCCGTAATATCTTCCGCCCGCTGGATCATGTGGGTGACCCTGCCGGTCTCGTCACACAGCGGGTCCTGAATGGTCTGCCAGACGCGGGTGGAGATGCTGCCGTCCGGCATTTTCAGCTCATAGGGCTGGGCGTCGAGACGAGTCTGCTCGCCGGCAAATACCCTGCGGAACTTGGCTTCCACCGGATCCCTGCGTTCCGGCACATCCGGAAAGACATCGAAGATGAACTGGTGCTTCAGAGTCGCCCAGTCCGTATTGGTCGTTTCCATATAGGCATGGTTCGCATAGACAAAGCGCAGGTCCCGATCCAGCGCCATCAGCGGCAGGGACCATTGGTCTGCGACCTGCCGGAACCTCAGATCCGCCCGCGTTTCGGCTTTGGCTGACTCTTCATCCATGATGCGTCTGTCCTCGACTCAAGCTTCCAGGATCATTCCGGACAGACGTTAACCCCGTATGACCGGACCAGGCCGCAAAGCAGCTCTTGCCCTCCGGCGCGCGCGCCTTATGACTGGGGCAATGCCGCAGGATTCCCCCACGCCAAACGATGCTGCCCTGTCCGTTTCGGAGCTGTCAGCCAGCCTGAAGCGAACCGTCGAGACAAATTACGATCATGTTGTGGTGAGAGGCGAGCTTGGCCGGGTGACCATTGCCCGGTCCGGCCACATGTATTGTGACCTCAAGGACGACAAGGCCGTGCTGAACACGGTGATGTGGAAAGGTCAGGTCAATCGCCTGCCGTTCAAGCCGGAGGAAGGGCTTGAAGTGATCGCCACCGGCCGCCTGTCCATCTATGAGGGCCGATCAAACTACCAGATGATTGCCGCCTCCATGCGCCCGGCCGGTGCCGGCGCTCTGATGGCGCTGCTGGAAGAGCGCAAGAAGAAGCTGGCGGCGGAAGGGCTGTTTGATCCTGTCCACAAGAAAAAGCTGCCCTACCTGCCCCGCACCATCGGCGTGGTCACCAGCCCCACCGGCGCCGTCATCCGTGACATCCTGCACCGTATCAGCGACCGGTTCCCGGTGCGCGTCATCGTCTGGCCGGCGCTGGTCCAGGGCGACAGCGCGGCAGGCCAGATCACGGCAGGCATCGAAGGGTTCAACGCCATGACCGGCGCAGACCGCCCCGACGTGCTGATCGTCGCCCGCGGCGGTGGCTCGATTGAAGATCTCTGGCCCTTCAATGAGGAAAATGTCGTCCGCGCAGCCTTCAACAGCGAGATTCCGCTGATCTCTGCCGTGGGGCATGAAACCGACACGACCCTGATCGACTATGTGTCTGATGCCCGCGCGCCAACCCCGACCGGCGCGGCCGAAATCGCGGTGCCCGTTCGCTCCGAATTGCTGCTGATGACGGGAGAGCATGGCGAGCGCCTGAAACGCGCCCTTGCCCGGCGCACCGGCCAGTCTCGTGACAAGCTGGCGGCGGCCCGCCTGCCCCGGCCGGAATCCCTGCTGCAGGCCAAACGCCAGCGGCTCGACTATGCCAGCGCCAGCCTGCCCAAGGCCGCGCTCGCGCTCGTTCAGAAGGCCCGCCTGCGCGTCTCCCGGTTGGCCATCAGTCCGGCCAGCCTCAACGCCGAGATACGGGCCTCGAAACAGCGCCTGCGTGACACTGCCGTCCGCGCGCGTCCGGCCCTCACCCGCCTGATCGAGGCGCGCCGGAATACGCTTGCCGCGCAAGGCAAGCTGCTGGAGACGCTGTCCTACCAGTCCACGCTGAAGCGGGGCTACGCCATCGTGCGGGATCCGGCAGGCAATCTCATTCGCTCTGCCAGTACGGCTGCAGGCGCCCCCAGCTTCAAGGTCAGCTTTGGCGATGGCGATGTCATGGCCCGTCCGGACGGAGAGGCGCCGCCTCCCCCGCCTGCGCCTGCAGCACCCAAAGCAGCAAAACCGGCCAAGCCGAAAACGGACCAGGGCTCCCTGTTCTAGGGAGAATCAGGAAATCGGCACCCCTGACCTCCCCCTACGGAAGGTTCATCCCATCGTTCTTCGCAATGTGCACGCTATTTGATCAACGCTGCACATACGGAAAAAATACAAGACTTTCGACATTCGGTCGAATGTCTGATTTCCTTCATCCGTATACACTCACCCCGTACGAAAAAGAGCATCTTCAACAAGGTTTTGTGATGTTTTCGACGAAAGCCCATCACATTGGGAAATCTGAAATGTTCTCGAATTTCTTGTTGTAAAACTTTGATTTGAGCCACTCTGAACCGCTGAGTAGGCAGCGCCCGACTGCGCACAGTGCGCCTAGTTAACGGGTCAAATCATGAAACATTCCTATCTCACCGCAACGGCAATTGCAGCGCTTGGGCTCTTTGGACAATTGTCCGCTCACGCACAGGAAGCGGGGGCCGAGAAGGCACGCCATCTGGACGTCGTCACCGTGACGACGCAGAAGCAGCAGCAGGCGCTCATCGACGTTCCGATCAACGTGTCTGTGGCCGACCAGGCCCTGATCGACCTGCTCGCGGCCGATGATTTCGAGGACCTCGGCAATTTCGTGCCAGGCCTTCAGGTTCAGGCCCAGAGCCTCAATGCGCCCAGCTATTCCCTGCGCGGCGTCGTCTCCGATGGCGGCACGCCCCGCGTCGCCATGTTCCAGAACGGTGTCGCCATCGGCAACGTCTCCTTCGCCACCAATCTCGCCATCTACGACATGGAGCGCGTCGAAATCGTCAAAGGCCCGCAGGCCACCCTGTTCGGTCAGGGCGCACTGGTTGGCGGCGTGAACTTCATCCAGAACCGCGCCTCCCTGTCCGGCAATTCCGGCGCAGCCTCCATCGAAGGCGGCGACTACAGCTTCGTCCGCGCGGAAAGCCACTACAACTATGTCATCAATGACACGCTCGCCCTGCGCGTGGCCGGCCAGTTGAAGAACATGGACGGCTATGTGCCGAATACGGCCAACTCGCCGGACCTGATGGGACAGGACACGCTTGCCCTGCGCACCGCCCTGCACTGGGAGCCGAGCCCCCAGCTGCGCGCCGACCTGTTCATCAACTATCAGGACGACGACTCCACCGGCACCCAGTTCACTTCCGGCTATTTCGAAGTGAACGGCAAGGTCGATCCGTATGGTGCCACCGCCATGAACGTGAATGACGATCAGGTCCGCGGCAAGCTCGGCAATGACCGTGAACTGTTCTATGTCACCGCCAATGTGGAGTATGACCTGAACGATGACTGGTCGCTGACTTCCCTGACCGACTATCGCAACCTGTTCTCGAACGAGGCATGGGATTCTGATGGCGCCGCCTTCAACCTGCTGCAATTCTACCAGGGACGTCAGGCCAATACGTTCAGCCAGGAATTGCGCCTGAACTATGATGCCGGCGGCAAGCTGTCTGCCTTCTTCGGCGGCAATTATTTCACCGTCAACGGCAAGGACGAACTGCGCTTCTCCACCGATGAGGCCTATGCCCAGTCCCTGTTCGCGCCCAACCTTGCAGGCGCCGCCGGACTGACAGTCGGACAGGTCCAGGGCGCACTCACCCTGGCAGGCGTTCCGGGCGGTGCAAACTTCGGCAGCTTCGACGATCCGCTCCAGTATTCCGCCCTTGCCGCCCTGCTGCAGGGCGCTCTCGTACCGCTCTATGACGAGCATCTGGAACAGCAGATATCGACCAATGATCGCGATACATATGACCTGTTCGGCGACGTGACCTACCAACTGACCGACCGAATCGAACTGACCGGCGGTCTGCGCTATACAAAGGAAGACCTTGCGGCCAGCTCGGTCGGCTATGTGCTGAAGTCCAATCCGTATCTCGGCGGCCTGAACGGCGTCACCCTGGCGCCAACCCTGCTGCTCAGCTCTGAAACGCTGAACAACAAGGCCTCCGCATCGGAAGAAACCGACGGGGCCTTCACCTGGCGACTGAATGCCGCCTATCGCGTGTCCGACAATGTGAACACCTGGGTCGCCTATGGCCGGGGCCGCCGTCCCGAAGTGCTGTCGGCCTCCGGTGCGACCTACAATGTCATCGACGCCGAAACACTGGACAATGTGGAAGCGGGGGTCTTTGCCCGACTCTGGGAAGACCGTGTCCAGATGACCAGCTCGATCTACTATGGCGAATACAAGGACTTCCAGACCACGCGTTTCGACCCGATCAATGGTGTGTTCATCACGGAGAATTCCGGCAACGCCACCCAGTACGGCTTCGAATTCGACGGCCAGGCCCTCATCACCGACAATGTCCGCCTGCTCGGCACCTATGCCTACACGCATTCGGAATATGACGATGAAGACGACAATGGAAACCCGCTCCAATTTGCCGGCAACAGCTTCCGGATCAGCCCGGAGCACAGCTTTTCGCTGGCGGCTGACATCACGATCCCGGCTGGCGAACGTGGCGACTTTTCGATCGTGCCGAGCTATGTGTGGAAGGATCATCACTATTTCGAAGACGACAATGGCTACAATTATGCCGCTGACGGAAATGGTGGGTTTGTCCGGGTCCGTGAGGCCTATCCGGACGGCACCTTTGTCGAGGAAGAGCAGGACGCCTATGGCATCGCCAATCTCCGCATCGGATTCGACAGCGCAGACGATCAGTGGGGGGTCTATTTCCTGGGTGAGAACCTCTTCGATGAGGAATATCTGATCGATGTGGGCAACACTGGCGGTGCTTTTGGCCTGCACACCATCATTCGCGGCAAGCCGCAAATGCTGAAAGCCGGTGCCTACATCAAGTTCTAGGCTGATGTCCTATCGGGGCGGGTCTGAGCTCGCCCCGTCATTTCCAGACAGGATCCTGATCCATGAAGAAATATCTCATCCTCGGCGGCGTGTTGCTGGCGGCCTGCAATCCCGCAGCCGAAACGGTCGCACCCGCGGCGCCCGCAGCTGAAGCGCCAGCAGAGACAGCCCCGGCCGATGCAAGCGACACCGAAGCCGCATTCAAGACGCTGACCGGCGCCCCGCCCATCATCATCGCCCATCGCGGTGCCAGCGGGCTCTATCCCGAACACACGCTGAAAGCCTATCAGGTCGCCATCGACCAGGGCGCCGATTTCATCGAGCCCGATCTGGTGATGACAAGGGATGGTGTGCTGATCGCCAATCATGACGGCTATCTCTCCGATACAACCGACATTGCCGATCACGAAGAATTCGCAGACCGCAAGAGCGTCCGCCAGACACCCCTTGGCGACAAGGAAGACTGGTGGTCTGACGATTTTACGCTCGCCGAATTGAAGACGCTGAACGCCATTCAGCGCGTAGAGGGCCGTCCGCAGGACTTTAATGACCAGTTCCGGATCGCGACCTTTGACGAGATCATTGACCTCGTCGAGGAGAATGCGGCGCAAGGCCGGAAGGTCGGCCTCCATATCGAAGCCAAATGGCCATCCAATTTCTCGGCGGCCGGTCTCGACATGGTGGACCCCATCCTGAACACGATTGAAGAGCGCGGTCTCGTCGAAGCCGGGTTCCCGATCTTCATCCAGTGTTTCGAACCGGACTTCCTCGCCAAGGTCGCCGCCAAAAGCGATCTGCCCCTCGTGCAGAACCTCGTTGGTCCGCCCTATGCTGCCCTGCTCGGCCTGGACATGAAGCTGGAGGATATTCCGACACCAGGCGTCGGTGCCCACAAGGCGATGATCCTGACGCCGGAAGGCGGGACGACAGACTTCGTGGAGCGCGCCCACGCCCTCGGAAAACTTGTACACGTCTACACCGTGCGCGATGACGACCCGGCCGAAGGGTTTGAAACGGCTGAGCAGGAGCTGACCGTCCTGATCGAAGCCGGCGTCGACGGCATCTGGACCGACTATCCCGAGACTGCCGTGACCGTCCGACAGAAAATCGACTAACACGACAGCGCTTCAAAAAGCGAAAGGCCGGCCTCCAGAAAGGAGCGCCGGCCTTTTTCCTGTGCATCTGTCGAGGCGGAGACAGCCTAGCTGATGTCTTCCGACAGAACCGTCATCTGGAACTGGTAGGATGTCTCGCCCTCGTCCACATCCTTGTAGACCACGGCCAGGAATTCCGCGCCGAGATAGCACTCGACGGAATCATCGGTTTTGTCGCGCGCAACCAGGCGCAGGCCCGGGTGCAGTTTTTCCTTGAGATAGGCTTCAAGGCGCAGCGTTTCTTCGCGCTCCATAAATCGGGCTCCTCTGGGGCTTCGGGTTCGCCGCGAACCTAGAGATTTTGACCGGCGTTGCAACCGCAAAGCCTGCAAATCAGCTGCGCGTGCCCGCACCCTCCTTGCGTCCCGTCACAGGGGTCGGATGACCCCGTCCAGGCTTTCGCTGCGGGCATCTGCAGTTCGGGGGACGAAGCTTCCCGATATGGCACAAATCTCGCATCGTTCATCACGACTATTGAACGAAATCAGTGACTTGACCCGGCATATGGCCAGTCTGCCCGACTGGCGAGATTCCCGGGCCTGCAGAAATGGCCACACGCCCATGCCTGATCGCCCCTTGCCCATCACCCGCCGCCTGTCGAGGCGCACGTTGCTGGGCGGCCTCATTCCGGCCCTGTCGCTCGCCGCCTGTTCCCGGCGTGACGAGACCGCCGAGCCGCTGCTTGACCGATTCAGCGTCGGCGAGGGGGCATACCGTCCGGTTGGCACCCTTCAGGACATCCCACCTTCCACCGGCCCGTTCACGGCCAGGTTCGCACCGCATTTCGGCATGTTCGAGGGCCTGGCCGGTCCAGACTTCGTGGACCAGCTGAAATTCGCCCATGATCAGGGGTTCCGTGCCTGGGAAGACAACAGCATGGCCGTGCGCCCGCTCGCCGACCAGATCCGGCTGGGCAACGCAATGCGCGAGCTTGGCATCGAAATGGGCGTCTTCGTTCTGGGAGACAGGCAAGGCTGGCAAAGCCCGACCCTCACATCCGGCGATGCGCAGGCCCGCAGGAACTTCATGGCCCAGGTCGACAATGCGATTGGCGTGGCCGAGCGGACCGGCGCCACCCGGATGACCGTGCTGCCGGGCCTTGCCACGCCCGGATTGCGGCGCCAGTACCAGATGGCCCATATCGTCGATGCCCTGCGCGAGGCCTGCGACCGCATTGCGCCGCACGGGCTGACCATGGTCGTTGAACCGATCAACAATGTCGATTTTCCAGGTGTGTTTCTCAATCGGACGTCGGACGGCTTCCTGATCAGCAAGGCCGTCGACCGGCCGGAGTGCAAGCTGCTGTTCGACATCTACCACCAGCAGATCATGGACGGGAACATCATCCGGGACATGGATGCGTGCTGGTCGGAGATCGCCTACTTCCAGCTCGGCGATCATCCTGGCCGGAACAAGCCGCATACGGGCGAGACCAATTATGCCAATGTGCTGCAGCATGTCTGGAAGAAGGGCTATCGCGGCGTGCTGGGGATGGAGCATGGCGTGACCTCGATCGACCCGGCGGCAGAGGAAGACCTGATCCTCACCTATCGCCGTCTGGATGGCCTTCTGAAGTCGATCTAGCGAGTCACGCGCCGCTCAGGTGCGCCCGGTCTCCACCGTGCAGTGCGCCGACAAGTCCTCCAGCACGGTTTCGAACCGGGCCGGCAACAGGCGCTGCAGCTCCGCCTTGTCGATCTGGTCACACGCCATCAGGGACAGGACCATGGCGGTCTCGTCCTGAATGGTCTGCATGGCATCCAGCGCTTCCCGGCTGGCGCCGGCCTGCATCAAGGCGGCGGCATTCTCCCGCGCCGCGATGTGGCGTACTGTCAGGTTCCACGCCAGCGGCAGGATGTCATCAATGCGCTGCGTGTGTTCCAGCGCGGCCGGCCAGTCTTCGTCCAGCACATGGATGAACCCGATATTCTCTTCCGTGTAGGCCACACCGACCTGCGTTGCGCCGCGCTCGGCCCGGATACGTGCCGCCGTGCGCAGCTCCGACAGGGCTTCCTGCAGCGCCTCTTCATACAAGCGGCCTTCCGGCAATTGCCTTTGCGCCGCCAGCGCCACCAGCGTCGTGCCGACGCCATGGTGGGCCATCTGCTCCTGCTCCAGAGTGATGTCTTCGGGGTCCGCCCCGATCAGGTGCGCCGCTTCGCTGAAGGCGCGATAGGCCAGCAGCGCATCCCCGCGCTTGCGCAGGCACTGCCCCTTCCAGAGCAGCAGCATCGGCGCGTCCAGATCCCGCGCCGTGGCCTGGTTCACATAGTCCACGACGGTCGAGCATCCGCGGTTCCAGATCAGGGACGCGTCATTGGCTTCGCGATATTCCAGCATGGCCAGACCGGCTGCGCCCATCGCCTGGTCGGGCAGCGCGTCCGCCGCCATCAATTGCTGGAATGCCGCGCGCACATCGCTGGATTCAACTTCCCCGCCCCAATCGTTCAGGGCCGCCTGCAGCAACAGGTGTTCCTCATCCCTCAACAAACGGACATCGCCATCATCGGCGCGTAACACCATGCTCACCACCTGGGAGGTGACATCATTCATCGGCTTGCCCAATACGTGACTGCGGGCAATGTTGACTGCGCGGTCCTTGTAGGCCGCGATCTGCCGGGCCGAGCCCGCCTGCTGCAATTCGCGCGACAGTTCGGCCTGGCGACGCGCCGCCTCGTTCTCCTCGCGGATCGCGACCAGTTGCGCCTGGGTCGATTCGCGCTGGCGGCTCGCCTCTCCGGCGACGATGCGCAGATTGATCTCGTTGAGACGGGCCTGATGGGCATATTCCGATTTCAGTCCCTGCAGGGCCATGTAGAAATAGATCACGCTGCCGACAGCGATGACGGCCGCAGTTACCAGAAGCACGGCAAGCGCGCGGATCAGGAAACGGAACGCCTTCTGCTCTCCCTGCAATTCCCGCAGCAGATCAAGAGAGGTGACCGGGCTCTGGGCGGAGTCGGAAACGGGGCTCATGCGACAGGCCTTTCTGACAGGATGGGCCGGTCGCTGCCGTCCCAGACCGAGGGGCCGAACACCGGCTCCAGCAGGAGGCGCAGTCCCGTGTCGGAATCCTCCTCGCGGATGAAGGCTTCCGCAATCAGCAGCTTGATGCGCATCTGGCGCTTGCGCCACATCCGCAGGGCGGCGCCGATGGCCGTGGCCACGAAGAAATTGGACGCGCCGATCATGCGCTCGGGATTGTCGGCGAACAGGTCTTCCCCCACCGGCAATGGATAATGGCCCAGCAGGGTCGACACGAAGACGCTGAACGAAACCAGCGCCATGAAGATGGCCCCCAGCAGCAAGTACCTGTTGAGCCGGGCTTCCGATTTGAGCTCGGCCCGGTGGTGGCTGATCAGGGGGCTGATCGTCTTCATGCCCTACTCCCCATCCCGCGCGACCCGGAAGCCAATTCCGTCATCGCGCCCGGTATCCGGGAAGGCGTCCCGGAAGGCCGAACGGACATAGGAGGGAATTTTCTCCCAGCTGCCACCCCGCACAGCCCGGCTGCGACAGCCCTGCTCGTCATACACGCTCGCCGCACCGAACCGGCCGAGATAACTCCGCACGCTGCAGTCCGCGACCCATTCCGCGACGTTGCCATGCATCTCATGCAGGCCGAATCCATTCGCGGGATAATAGCCGGCCGGCATGGGCCGCCGGGGCCAACTGCCCTTGGGGCCATTGTTGTAGATGCGCCCGGCATTGAAGTTTGCCTGCTGGTCACTCAGCGTCTCTCCGGTGTGAAACGGCGTGCGGGTTCCCGCGCGGGCCGCATATTCCCATTCCGCCTCGCTCAGCAGGCGATAGGGTTCGCCCTCCACGCGAGTGTTCAGCCAGTCAACATAGGCCATCGCCTCGACCCAGGTAATGTTGATCACGGGCAGGCCCGGTTGCTGCCATTGCTGGCTGCGGGTTTCCTGGGCGGCCTTGTTGCCTGCGCAGCCTCCATCCGCGATGCAGGCGTCCAGCTGGGCCCAGGTAATCTCCGTCGCCGAAGCGGCAAAGGGCGCAAGGGTGGCCCGCCATTGCGGACCTTCATTGTCCTTGCGTTCGGCCTCACTCTCGGGCGATCCCATCAGGAACTCACCGCCTGGAATGGCCACCATTTCCGGACAATCGGTACAGTCGCGGAATGTGCGCTCCTCAATGGATCCGCCAGCCGCGGCCGCGGTGAAAGCGGCGCGGCGCAGCAGGGTCGACACCTCGGTAAATCCCGGCGCAATGTCTTCACTGGCGGGCGTGCCGGGCGTATCTCCCGCGCTGCGGGCAGCGGACGTGCGAGCGCCGTGCGGCGGCAGCCGCGAAGTTGAGGTGACCGGTACGGGCTGGGGCGCCGCGCCGCCATTGCAGCCGGCAAAGCAGAAATCGGCGCCGGTCAGGCCGGAATTGTAGAAAGGCGTCTGCAGGCCATTGGTCGACTGGTTCACACGGTCGGCAACCCGTTTGAACACCTGTTCGGCGATCAGATTCTGCTGCTGGATCGTGTCGGACAGGGCGACGGCAAATGTGGAGTGGCGGCCTTCCCCATCATAGGCGACATAGCCGGGCGCTGTGGAATAGGAGATCAACAGGCCACGCGCCGGCTTCACCTCCGCAAGCCCCCCGGCCGCACTGCGTGTGGCGCTGGGCAGCGGATTGTCCCGGCATGCGTCCAGGATCACGAAATTGACGGCATTCCCGGCATGCTCGACATAGCGCAGCGCATCGCCCAGGCGCGGTGCCTGTCGCCAGATATCCTGTTCGGAGCGGGCATTCGCATCGACCGGCACCAGATAGTTCAGCCCCTGTGACTGCACCCCATGTCCCGCATAATAGATCAGCCCCACCGCACTCGCCCCGGCCGCTTTCAAACGGGCCCCGTGCGCGGCAAAGGCCGTTTCCATCTCGTCTTCGGTACCGTCGATCACGAGGTCCACCGTGAAGCCGACCGTGCTCAACGTGTCCGCCATCAATTGGGCATCGCGGGCCGGATTGGGCAATTGCCAGCCGGTTTGCTGATAGTTGGAATTGCCGATGACCAGCGCATAGCGCGGCGCGTCAGCCGGTTGCGACAGGGCGAGTGGCCCCAGCATCAGGCAAAACAGGGCTGAAACAATGGTCCGAAGCATGGCGGGCGTCCCCTTCCGCAAGTCGCGACATCCCTCCCCAGCGCGCTGCGTTAACTAACCCCAATTCCCGGCACGAGAAAAGGGGTCAGTTGGATCGGCCCGTCCGGGCCAGGGGGTCAGGCCGCGCCGGGGCGCTGGGCAACATCGGGCTGGGCAGCGAGCAGTTTCGCCTGCCCGACCCAGTCGTCCCGCAGGATCCGGCCCTTGAAGTGTTCCAGTTTGTCGTCGACCCACTGGATTTCGTCTGGCCCCCATTCGGCAATCTGCCAGAAATAATAGACGCCGATCTCGTTCAGCAATTCGGCCAGCATCGGGCCGATGCCGTTGACCCGTTCCAGATCGTCCTCCTGCCCGAAGGCCGCTTCGACCAGCAGGTTGGCCTTGTCATCCGGCCGCATGGCCTGACGCACAGGGTCCTGCCCCCGCAGGATCTCCACGCTGCGCACTGTGGTCGTGGGTTGCGGCGCTGGCGGGGGTGGAGGCGGTGGAGGCGGCGGCGGGGCGGCCGGGGTTTCGTTCACGGTCGTCTGGGTGAACCGCGCCTGCGACAGGGGCACACGCTGGCTGATATCGATATCCGTGCGGGCATACGCCGTTTCCTGCAGCGTGCGCACCATGTGATGCATCGCCGCCATGCCGTACTCGATGGAGGTCAGCCGGTCTTCCACGGCGCCCATGTTCAGGCGCGCTTCCATCTTGCGCAGGGAATTGGTGATGCTCGACAGGTCCGGGTCCTGCAGCGTGACCACCGTTTCCTGCAGGGCGGCCAGACGGCGCTCCAGCGGTGCCACATCCGGCAGCGCCTGCATGTCGATGCGCAGGGTTGCCAGCGAGGATTCGAGATTTGCCAGACGCGCCTGAAGGGGCGAGAAATCGACCGGCGTGCGATCCAGCGTCGAGACATGAGCCTCCAGCGAGGCCAGTTTGGAATGCAGCGCCGCCGTGCCGCCTTCCAGATCCGCCAGCTTGTTGTTGGTGACCCGCACGTGGTCTGGCGCCGTTTTCAAATCGCGCTCGATCTGACGCAGCGTTTCCGTGATCGGCCCGAAATCCGGCTCCGGAAGTGACAGCTCGCCAATGGCGGTTTCCAGCTTGGCCAGGCGGTCGCGAAGACTGTCGACATCCGGCACGCGCAGGGAGGCAAGCGAGGATGACAGGGTCTGCAGACGAATGGTCATGCTTTCATTGTCCGCCTTGCGCTGCGCGTCGAGCCGTTCGGCAAACTCGGCCAGCCGGGATTCCATCTGGCCGAAATCGCTGCGGATCGGCTCGAGGTCGGTCATCGGCAGGTCGAGATTCTCGATGGCCAGTTCCAGCCGCGCCAGCCCGCTGTGAATCGGGCCGAGGTCCGGTTCCGGCATCTGCGCCGGTTCCGAATTGACCAGAACATTCACATTGTCCTCGATCCGGGACAGACGGCCTTCGATATCCTCTAGGTCGGTGTTCTTCAGCTGGCCCACGGCCAGGTCCAGGTCGGACAGGCGCGACAGGACCGGGTCGAAGCCGGCACCGCTGTCGGTCAGCCGGGCCTCGATCGCATCAAGACGTGCATGCAGGGGCGAAATGTCCGGAAGCGGCAGGCTGGTCAGCCGGTCACCGATACTGTGAATATTGGCATGGAACTCATCGCGCGTGACCGGCGATGGCAGCGCCGAAATGCGCTCCTCGATCATGGAGAAATACGACGCGATTTCGTCGCGTGACACGGCCGGCAGGGCGTCGGCTTCGGCGCTCTCATCCATCAGCGTTTCGTAGGTTTCGGTGACATCCTCATAGCGGTTCCGGAACCACCAATAGGCCAGCGCAGCGCCTGCCAGGGCGGCAAGCAGCATCA is a window from the Hyphomonas sp. genome containing:
- a CDS encoding TIM barrel protein — its product is MPDRPLPITRRLSRRTLLGGLIPALSLAACSRRDETAEPLLDRFSVGEGAYRPVGTLQDIPPSTGPFTARFAPHFGMFEGLAGPDFVDQLKFAHDQGFRAWEDNSMAVRPLADQIRLGNAMRELGIEMGVFVLGDRQGWQSPTLTSGDAQARRNFMAQVDNAIGVAERTGATRMTVLPGLATPGLRRQYQMAHIVDALREACDRIAPHGLTMVVEPINNVDFPGVFLNRTSDGFLISKAVDRPECKLLFDIYHQQIMDGNIIRDMDACWSEIAYFQLGDHPGRNKPHTGETNYANVLQHVWKKGYRGVLGMEHGVTSIDPAAEEDLILTYRRLDGLLKSI
- a CDS encoding DUF3126 family protein translates to MEREETLRLEAYLKEKLHPGLRLVARDKTDDSVECYLGAEFLAVVYKDVDEGETSYQFQMTVLSEDIS
- a CDS encoding SUMF1/EgtB/PvdO family nonheme iron enzyme yields the protein MLRTIVSALFCLMLGPLALSQPADAPRYALVIGNSNYQQTGWQLPNPARDAQLMADTLSTVGFTVDLVIDGTEDEMETAFAAHGARLKAAGASAVGLIYYAGHGVQSQGLNYLVPVDANARSEQDIWRQAPRLGDALRYVEHAGNAVNFVILDACRDNPLPSATRSAAGGLAEVKPARGLLISYSTAPGYVAYDGEGRHSTFAVALSDTIQQQNLIAEQVFKRVADRVNQSTNGLQTPFYNSGLTGADFCFAGCNGGAAPQPVPVTSTSRLPPHGARTSAARSAGDTPGTPASEDIAPGFTEVSTLLRRAAFTAAAAGGSIEERTFRDCTDCPEMVAIPGGEFLMGSPESEAERKDNEGPQWRATLAPFAASATEITWAQLDACIADGGCAGNKAAQETRSQQWQQPGLPVINITWVEAMAYVDWLNTRVEGEPYRLLSEAEWEYAARAGTRTPFHTGETLSDQQANFNAGRIYNNGPKGSWPRRPMPAGYYPANGFGLHEMHGNVAEWVADCSVRSYLGRFGAASVYDEQGCRSRAVRGGSWEKIPSYVRSAFRDAFPDTGRDDGIGFRVARDGE